A region from the Streptomyces tsukubensis genome encodes:
- a CDS encoding cytochrome P450, protein MAPVPCPHLPEGFDVTDPDLLQSRVPHPEFALLRRVAPVSWCAQRHGVSGFDDDGYWAVTRHADVKYVSTRPELFSSWTNTAVIRFNESIRREQIDVQRLIMLNMDPPEHTRVRQIVQRGFTPRAVNSLRTALRERALKIVDEAVARSRDGGSFDFVSSIAVELPLQAIAELIGVPQEDRSQIFDWSNTMASYDDPEFAVTEEAGIRASMDFLSYAMNLAAARKECPAQDIVTQLVAAGDAGNLSNDEFGFFVILLAVAGNETTRNAITHGMHAFLSHPEQWELYRRERPATTAEEIVRWATPIVSFQRTATQDVELGGQRIRKGDRVGLFYSSANNDPEVFEDPEAFDITRDPNPHLGFGGGGPHFCLGKSLAVMEIDLIFNAIADALPGLKLAGEPRRLRSAWLNGVKELRVTTGA, encoded by the coding sequence ATGGCCCCCGTACCGTGTCCCCATCTGCCCGAGGGGTTCGACGTCACCGACCCCGACCTCCTCCAGTCACGCGTGCCGCACCCCGAGTTCGCCCTGCTGAGAAGAGTTGCCCCGGTGTCCTGGTGCGCCCAGCGGCACGGCGTGTCCGGGTTCGACGACGACGGCTACTGGGCGGTGACCCGGCACGCCGACGTCAAGTACGTCTCCACCCGTCCGGAGCTCTTCTCGTCCTGGACGAACACCGCGGTCATCCGTTTCAACGAGTCCATCCGGCGCGAGCAGATCGACGTCCAGCGGCTGATCATGCTGAATATGGACCCGCCCGAGCACACCCGGGTCCGGCAGATCGTGCAGCGCGGTTTCACGCCCCGCGCCGTCAACTCCCTCCGTACGGCGCTGCGGGAACGGGCGCTGAAGATCGTGGACGAGGCGGTCGCGCGCTCCCGCGACGGCGGCTCCTTCGACTTCGTGTCCAGCATCGCCGTCGAGCTGCCGCTCCAGGCCATCGCCGAGCTGATCGGCGTCCCGCAGGAGGACCGGTCGCAGATCTTCGACTGGTCGAACACCATGGCCTCGTACGACGACCCCGAGTTCGCCGTCACGGAGGAGGCGGGCATCCGGGCGTCGATGGACTTCCTCTCGTACGCGATGAACCTCGCCGCCGCCCGCAAGGAGTGCCCGGCGCAGGACATCGTCACCCAGCTGGTCGCGGCCGGGGACGCGGGCAATCTCTCCAACGACGAGTTCGGCTTCTTCGTGATCCTGCTGGCCGTCGCGGGGAACGAGACCACCCGCAATGCGATCACCCACGGGATGCACGCCTTCCTCAGCCACCCCGAACAGTGGGAGCTGTACCGGCGCGAGCGCCCGGCGACGACCGCCGAGGAGATCGTCCGCTGGGCCACACCGATCGTCTCGTTCCAGCGGACCGCCACACAGGACGTGGAGCTGGGCGGGCAGCGGATCCGGAAGGGCGACCGGGTGGGTCTCTTCTACTCCTCGGCCAACAACGACCCGGAGGTCTTCGAGGACCCCGAGGCCTTCGACATCACCCGCGACCCCAATCCGCATCTGGGCTTCGGCGGCGGCGGACCGCACTTCTGCCTGGGGAAGTCGCTGGCGGTGATGGAGATCGACCTGATCTTCAACGCGATCGCGGACGCGCTGCCCGGGCTGAAACTCGCGGGTGAGCCGCGCAGGCTCCGGTCCGCCTGGCTGAACGGCGTCAAGGAACTGCGGGTGACCACGGGCGCCTGA
- a CDS encoding bifunctional glycosyltransferase 87/phosphatase PAP2 family protein, with translation MSAARAALWLLAAVLAVRQLAVVLREPPGERLIDLEKWIGPEGVLHVKGSLYETDLFTGTPFAGLVLKPLTRGAEQSLGVAWTFATLLLVVGIGLIVARALPGPVSRRSALLAAPFAISLLMLSLPVRNSFYLGQTSIIPVLLVLLGCFVARGERASGALIGIAAALQPTVLLFVPLLWFTGRRRAAVTSAATFAACTAVAWAAMAGDSWTYWIQHVAGAGLSSRPDGLANQSLHGALLRLGLEGPLEIALYLALAAAVTWFGLRRAVRYARDGQLLLAVAITGCVAVAVSPTTWQHQLLWLLLAVVGRVGKKAADRMLWPVLTVFVVTLPSKMLLPNMAVLQPVRENAILIAALAAACAVPFLSRTDPHFRRPLPTSYVTPPDSRWRWVPLLPFWKRALSRPNLLLELVAIRVGYAIYSKIRLAATASTATAEEHGRQIASIEQALGIDIEHGINQAAVKAEWLTDFLSFYYTSFHFPVPLAILAVLYIRRPTDYRWARASLAFATLLALVGFWLYPLAPPRLMPGMGFVDTVHGTQDLSNPEFGAMTAVTNQYAAMPSLHFGWSLWCGVVVVMLAPKLWMKALGLLHPLITLYVIVASANHWILDAVGGAIVVGTGFGLTYVLSGRRSLLPKAGAGEGDAVPAGAVTTRVSVPAARTSAESAAGASGGMEKKPVAEDAKAPEDGGGGTAVAQKSAT, from the coding sequence ATGAGCGCGGCCAGGGCCGCACTGTGGCTACTGGCCGCCGTACTCGCCGTACGGCAACTGGCGGTGGTCCTGCGCGAGCCGCCCGGCGAGCGGCTCATCGACCTCGAAAAGTGGATCGGTCCCGAGGGCGTGCTGCACGTCAAGGGGTCGCTCTACGAGACCGACCTCTTCACCGGCACACCCTTCGCCGGGCTGGTGCTGAAACCGCTCACCCGCGGCGCCGAACAGAGCCTCGGCGTGGCCTGGACCTTCGCCACCCTGCTGCTCGTCGTCGGGATAGGCCTGATCGTCGCCCGGGCGCTGCCCGGCCCGGTGTCCCGCCGCAGCGCGCTGCTCGCCGCGCCCTTCGCGATCAGCCTGCTGATGCTCTCGCTGCCCGTGCGCAACAGCTTCTACCTGGGCCAGACCAGCATCATCCCGGTCCTCCTGGTCCTCCTGGGCTGTTTCGTCGCCCGGGGCGAACGCGCTTCCGGGGCGCTCATCGGCATCGCCGCGGCGCTCCAGCCCACGGTCCTGCTCTTCGTTCCGCTGCTCTGGTTCACCGGCCGCCGCCGCGCCGCGGTGACCTCCGCCGCGACCTTCGCCGCCTGTACGGCCGTGGCCTGGGCGGCGATGGCCGGTGACTCGTGGACGTACTGGATTCAGCACGTCGCGGGTGCCGGGCTCAGCAGCCGTCCCGACGGGCTCGCCAACCAGTCCCTCCACGGCGCGCTGCTCCGCCTCGGCCTCGAAGGCCCGCTGGAGATCGCGCTCTATCTGGCCCTGGCCGCCGCCGTGACCTGGTTCGGACTGCGCCGCGCGGTCCGCTACGCCCGCGACGGGCAGCTGCTGCTCGCCGTCGCGATCACCGGCTGTGTCGCCGTCGCCGTCTCGCCCACCACCTGGCAGCACCAGCTGCTGTGGCTGCTGCTGGCCGTCGTCGGCCGGGTCGGCAAGAAGGCCGCGGACCGGATGCTCTGGCCGGTTCTGACCGTGTTCGTGGTGACGCTCCCCAGCAAGATGCTGCTGCCGAACATGGCGGTGCTGCAGCCGGTGCGCGAGAACGCGATCCTGATCGCGGCGCTGGCCGCCGCCTGCGCCGTACCGTTCCTGTCCCGTACGGATCCGCATTTCCGCAGACCCCTGCCGACCAGCTATGTCACGCCCCCGGACTCCCGCTGGCGGTGGGTGCCGCTGCTGCCGTTCTGGAAGCGGGCGCTGAGCCGTCCCAACCTGCTGCTGGAGCTGGTGGCGATCCGGGTCGGTTACGCGATCTACTCCAAGATCCGGCTGGCCGCGACCGCGTCCACGGCGACCGCCGAGGAGCACGGGCGGCAGATCGCCTCCATCGAGCAGGCGCTCGGCATCGACATCGAGCACGGGATCAACCAGGCTGCGGTGAAGGCGGAGTGGCTGACGGACTTCCTCAGCTTCTACTACACCTCCTTCCACTTCCCGGTGCCGCTGGCGATCCTCGCGGTCCTCTACATCCGCCGCCCCACCGACTACCGCTGGGCGCGGGCGTCGTTGGCCTTCGCGACCCTGCTGGCGCTGGTGGGCTTCTGGCTCTATCCGCTGGCGCCGCCGCGGCTGATGCCGGGCATGGGCTTCGTCGACACGGTCCATGGGACGCAGGACCTCTCGAACCCCGAGTTCGGGGCGATGACCGCGGTCACCAACCAGTACGCGGCGATGCCGTCGCTGCACTTCGGCTGGTCGCTGTGGTGCGGTGTGGTGGTCGTGATGCTGGCGCCCAAGCTGTGGATGAAGGCGCTGGGGCTGCTGCACCCGCTGATCACGCTGTACGTGATCGTGGCCAGCGCGAACCACTGGATCCTGGACGCGGTGGGCGGCGCGATCGTGGTCGGCACCGGCTTCGGGCTGACGTACGTCCTCTCGGGACGGCGGTCGCTGCTGCCGAAGGCCGGTGCCGGGGAAGGGGATGCCGTGCCCGCCGGTGCCGTGACCACGAGAGTCTCCGTACCCGCCGCCCGGACCTCGGCGGAGAGCGCCGCGGGCGCCTCCGGAGGCATGGAGAAGAAGCCGGTGGCCGAGGACGCGAAGGCGCCGGAGGACGGCGGGGGCGGTACGGCCGTCGCCCAGAAGTCGGCGACCTGA
- a CDS encoding O-methyltransferase, which translates to MARGAHEAEARWSAVDGYLTDLLAPEDEALTRALEASDAAGLPRIAVAPNQGKLLQLLARAMGARTVLEIGTLGGYSTIWLARALPEGGRLISLEYDERHAEVARANLARAGLDAIAEVRTGPALETLPKLAAEPGAGPFDLFFIDADKVNNPRYVSWALELSRPGSVIVVDNVVRGGAITDADAQDPSVRGTREMFELVAREPRLDGTAFQTVGTKGWDGLLVARVVE; encoded by the coding sequence GTGGCGCGCGGAGCGCACGAGGCAGAGGCGCGCTGGAGCGCCGTCGACGGCTATCTGACGGATCTGCTGGCTCCGGAGGACGAGGCACTGACGCGGGCGCTGGAGGCGAGCGACGCGGCGGGGCTGCCCCGGATCGCGGTCGCCCCGAACCAGGGGAAGCTGCTGCAGCTGCTGGCACGCGCCATGGGCGCCCGAACGGTTCTGGAGATCGGCACCCTGGGTGGCTACAGCACGATCTGGCTGGCCAGGGCGCTACCGGAGGGCGGCAGGCTGATCTCCCTTGAGTACGACGAGCGGCATGCGGAGGTGGCGCGGGCGAATCTGGCCCGGGCCGGTCTGGACGCGATCGCCGAAGTACGGACGGGTCCGGCGCTGGAGACGCTGCCGAAGCTGGCGGCGGAGCCGGGCGCGGGCCCGTTCGACCTGTTCTTCATCGACGCGGACAAGGTGAACAATCCCCGCTATGTGAGCTGGGCACTGGAGCTGTCCCGGCCGGGGAGCGTGATCGTGGTGGACAACGTGGTACGCGGCGGGGCGATCACCGACGCGGATGCGCAGGATCCCTCCGTCCGGGGGACGCGCGAGATGTTCGAGCTGGTGGCGCGGGAGCCGAGGCTGGACGGGACGGCGTTCCAGACCGTGGGCACGAAGGGGTGGGACGGTCTGCTGGTGGCCCGCGTGGTGGAGTGA
- a CDS encoding antibiotic biosynthesis monooxygenase family protein: protein MASVVKINVLTVPAEQREVLEKRFAARAGSVENSDGFEWFELLRPLEGTDQYLVYTRWRSEKDFEAWMAGSMRGAHKPAEGDQGGEQPKPAATGSTLWSFEVVQSAGPKQSDES from the coding sequence GTGGCAAGCGTCGTGAAGATCAACGTTCTGACGGTCCCCGCCGAACAGCGCGAAGTGCTGGAGAAGCGGTTCGCGGCCCGCGCCGGATCGGTGGAGAACTCCGACGGCTTCGAATGGTTCGAGCTGCTGCGCCCGCTGGAGGGCACCGACCAGTACCTCGTGTACACGAGGTGGCGTTCCGAGAAGGATTTCGAGGCGTGGATGGCCGGTTCGATGCGCGGCGCCCACAAGCCCGCAGAAGGCGATCAGGGCGGCGAGCAGCCGAAGCCCGCGGCCACCGGCTCCACCCTCTGGTCCTTCGAGGTCGTCCAGTCGGCGGGCCCCAAGCAGTCCGACGAGAGCTGA
- a CDS encoding MDR family MFS transporter — protein sequence MAQEQVRTDAAGPAPGEIKDRRGVLLAIGALLLGMLLAALDQTIVSTALPTIVSELGGLEHLSWVVTAYLLASTAATPLWGKLGDQYGRKKLFQTAIVIFLIGSALCGVAQNMPQLIGFRALQGLGGGGLMVLSMAIVGDIVPPRERGRYQGLFGAVFGASSILGPLLGGFFTEHLSWRWVFYINLPIGAVALVVIAAVLRIPARPTRHTIDYLGTFLIAAVATAFVLVASLGGTTWAWGSPQIIGLSVIGAVLLVWFVFVEFRAAEPVLPPHLFRIRTFTLVSVISFVIGFAMFGAMTFLPTFLQVVRGVSPTLSGVHMLPMVLGLLIASTGSGQLVSRTGRWKVFPVLGTGITAVGLLLLHRLTEFSPDWEISLYFFVFGFGLGLVMQVLVLVVQNSVRYEDLGVATSGATFFRSIGASFGVAIFGTIFSNGLNDKLSAVLAGRPVPPGAGAAELAADPQAIAQLPPALRGPVLHAFASAITDVFLYAVPVVLLAFVISWFLREDKLRGSVTAPDPSQTLASNPVERSSHEEAARALSVLGSREGRRHIYETITARAGYDLLPAASWLLLRIRRHGTVEPGLLADTTPVPLHVITDAARQLEERRLADREGVQLLLTEQGLGTAVKLAKAREESLAELLGDWWGPDRPTDLVQLVQELSAELCGSDQERPGGAEARGDHAPPPWPPKTPPPPSES from the coding sequence ATGGCACAGGAACAGGTGCGCACGGACGCCGCCGGCCCGGCGCCGGGCGAGATCAAGGACCGGCGCGGCGTCCTGCTCGCCATCGGCGCGCTGCTGCTCGGCATGCTGCTCGCCGCGCTCGACCAGACCATCGTCTCCACCGCCCTGCCGACCATCGTCAGCGAACTGGGCGGGCTGGAACATCTGTCGTGGGTGGTCACGGCCTATCTGCTGGCCTCCACCGCCGCGACCCCGCTCTGGGGCAAGCTCGGCGACCAGTACGGCCGTAAAAAGCTCTTCCAGACCGCGATCGTGATCTTCCTGATCGGCTCCGCGCTCTGCGGGGTCGCCCAGAACATGCCGCAGCTCATCGGCTTCCGGGCGCTCCAGGGGCTGGGCGGCGGCGGGCTGATGGTGCTGTCGATGGCGATCGTCGGCGATATCGTGCCGCCCCGGGAGCGCGGCCGCTACCAGGGCCTGTTCGGTGCGGTCTTCGGCGCCAGCAGCATCCTCGGCCCCCTGCTGGGGGGCTTCTTCACGGAGCATCTGAGCTGGCGCTGGGTCTTCTACATCAATCTCCCGATCGGCGCTGTCGCCCTCGTCGTCATCGCCGCCGTGCTCCGCATCCCCGCCCGCCCCACCCGTCACACCATCGACTATCTGGGCACCTTCCTCATCGCCGCCGTCGCCACCGCCTTCGTTCTGGTGGCGTCCCTCGGCGGCACCACCTGGGCCTGGGGTTCGCCGCAGATCATCGGCCTGTCCGTCATCGGCGCCGTCCTGCTGGTCTGGTTCGTCTTCGTCGAGTTCCGGGCCGCCGAACCCGTTCTGCCGCCGCATCTCTTCCGGATCCGCACCTTCACACTCGTCTCGGTGATCAGCTTCGTCATCGGCTTCGCGATGTTCGGGGCGATGACCTTCCTGCCGACCTTCCTCCAGGTCGTCCGGGGGGTGAGCCCGACGCTGTCCGGTGTGCACATGCTGCCGATGGTCCTCGGGCTGCTGATCGCCTCCACCGGTTCCGGGCAGCTCGTCAGCCGTACCGGCCGCTGGAAGGTGTTCCCGGTCCTGGGCACCGGCATCACCGCGGTCGGTCTGCTCCTGCTCCACCGGCTGACCGAGTTCAGCCCCGACTGGGAGATCAGCCTCTACTTCTTCGTCTTCGGCTTCGGGCTCGGCCTGGTGATGCAGGTCCTCGTGCTGGTGGTGCAGAACTCCGTACGGTACGAGGACCTCGGCGTCGCCACCTCCGGCGCCACCTTCTTCCGCTCCATCGGAGCCTCCTTCGGCGTCGCCATCTTCGGCACGATCTTCTCCAACGGGCTCAACGACAAGCTCTCCGCCGTGCTGGCCGGCCGGCCGGTGCCGCCGGGCGCCGGGGCCGCCGAACTGGCGGCCGATCCCCAGGCGATCGCCCAGCTGCCGCCCGCACTGCGCGGGCCGGTGCTGCACGCCTTCGCCTCCGCGATCACGGACGTCTTCCTCTACGCCGTCCCCGTCGTCCTGCTGGCGTTCGTGATCTCCTGGTTCCTGCGGGAGGACAAGCTGCGGGGCTCGGTCACCGCGCCCGACCCCAGTCAGACGCTCGCCTCCAATCCGGTGGAGCGCTCGTCCCACGAGGAGGCGGCCCGGGCGCTGTCCGTCCTGGGCTCCCGCGAGGGGCGGCGGCATATCTACGAGACGATCACCGCCAGGGCGGGGTACGACCTCCTGCCCGCGGCGAGCTGGCTGCTGCTGCGGATCCGGCGGCACGGGACCGTGGAGCCGGGGCTGCTGGCCGACACCACCCCCGTACCGCTGCATGTGATCACCGACGCGGCCCGGCAACTGGAGGAGCGGAGGCTCGCGGACCGGGAGGGCGTCCAGCTCTTGCTGACGGAGCAGGGGCTCGGGACCGCGGTGAAACTCGCGAAGGCGCGGGAGGAGTCGCTGGCCGAGCTGCTGGGGGACTGGTGGGGGCCCGACCGGCCCACCGACCTGGTGCAGCTGGTGCAGGAGCTGAGTGCGGAGCTGTGCGGCTCCGACCAGGAGCGGCCGGGCGGTGCCGAGGCCCGGGGGGACCACGCACCTCCGCCGTGGCCGCCGAAGACCCCACCGCCGCCGTCGGAGAGCTGA
- a CDS encoding HAD-IA family hydrolase — MQATALTARALLLDMDGTLVNSDAVVERVWREWAVGYGLDPDATLKVVHGRQGYATMAELLPDRPMAENYAENAVLLARETADVEGVVPIPGAPAFLAALAGLPHALVTSADTALATARMGAAGLPMPEVRITAECVGASKPDPEGFLKGAAELGFAPGDCIAFEDSAAGIESARAAGMRVVGIGPRALALGPDLHVDDLTRIDVTAGPDGWIRVRSL; from the coding sequence ATGCAGGCCACCGCCCTCACCGCCCGAGCCCTCCTCCTCGACATGGACGGCACCCTCGTCAACTCCGACGCCGTCGTCGAGCGCGTCTGGCGGGAATGGGCCGTCGGATACGGGCTCGACCCCGATGCGACGCTGAAGGTCGTCCACGGGCGCCAGGGGTACGCGACGATGGCGGAGCTGCTGCCCGACCGCCCGATGGCCGAGAACTACGCGGAGAACGCGGTACTGCTGGCCCGCGAGACGGCCGATGTCGAGGGAGTCGTCCCCATACCCGGCGCCCCCGCCTTCCTCGCCGCCCTCGCCGGACTCCCCCACGCCCTGGTGACCTCCGCGGACACGGCCCTGGCCACGGCCAGGATGGGAGCGGCGGGACTGCCGATGCCGGAGGTGCGGATCACCGCGGAGTGCGTCGGCGCCAGCAAGCCCGACCCCGAGGGCTTCCTCAAGGGCGCGGCCGAGCTGGGCTTCGCCCCCGGCGACTGCATCGCCTTCGAGGACTCCGCGGCGGGCATCGAGTCCGCCCGTGCCGCCGGGATGCGGGTCGTCGGCATCGGCCCGCGCGCCCTGGCCCTCGGCCCCGATCTGCACGTGGACGATCTGACG